The Bacillota bacterium sequence AATAAATCATTTAAAAGTTCTTTGTTGCGTTTGGCCACTAAATAGCCAATAAAATCAATAACTTCGGACAATTCTTTTTCTGGTAAACTATATATAAGTTCAACAATCTTTTCTTTTGGTATCCGCAAGCGTACTTCACCTCATAATCAATTTATATATTTATATGACTATCCCCTTAGCTCAGGGAGAATTATAAATGGCATCCCTCCGCTTGCCGTTCGCACCGCTCTTAGCTCCGCTCACTCTGGAATTTAGCTCTCCGCCATCACAGGCTA is a genomic window containing:
- a CDS encoding DUF2281 domain-containing protein; its protein translation is MRIPKEKIVELIYSLPEKELSEVIDFIGYLVAKRNKELLNDLLLASESCLDFWNNEIDDQVWDNE